In Flavobacterium endoglycinae, one DNA window encodes the following:
- a CDS encoding DUF445 domain-containing protein, producing the protein MKTTLDHDITKVKALRKMKRNALALLGVAVLLFIIAIYFKIPMLQAFSEAAMVGGIADWFAVVALFRHPMGIPIWHTAIIPTKKNEIGENLGNFVSEEFLNREKMEIKLEEFNFAVKASDWLSQEENANKIANVVAVNLIPGILKTIKDEEVRRFIQVQFKEKLEGINFGNWVALALEPLQKGNVKDELLTNLLQVMSAELTNNKDLIRKKVKASTPFLSFGLADKSISEGIFNGLQDFLEEAKNPQSAVRIKIDEYVYNFLDKVKNSEEMRLKINEMILGFVGKKEVQDYINGIWDEIKLSITNDLNKGDDSSIKNSISGLIQTFGNGIKEDQIMIDKINNFIKNDLLSVLLNNKKVIGDLISSTVKSWDGKEVSEKLELEIGKDLQYIRINGTLVGGCIGLVIYGVEQLYHFIF; encoded by the coding sequence ATGAAAACTACTCTAGATCACGATATAACCAAAGTAAAAGCGCTCAGAAAAATGAAGCGAAATGCTTTGGCTCTTTTGGGTGTTGCGGTGCTTCTGTTTATAATTGCCATTTATTTTAAAATTCCAATGTTACAGGCTTTTAGCGAAGCTGCAATGGTAGGAGGTATTGCCGACTGGTTTGCAGTTGTGGCGTTATTTCGTCATCCTATGGGAATTCCGATTTGGCATACGGCAATTATTCCGACCAAGAAAAATGAAATTGGAGAAAATCTTGGAAATTTTGTTTCAGAAGAATTTCTGAATCGTGAAAAAATGGAGATTAAACTCGAAGAATTCAATTTTGCTGTTAAAGCTTCTGATTGGCTTTCGCAGGAAGAAAATGCGAATAAAATTGCCAATGTCGTAGCGGTAAATTTAATTCCAGGGATTTTAAAAACCATAAAAGACGAAGAGGTACGAAGGTTTATTCAGGTTCAGTTTAAAGAAAAATTAGAAGGGATCAATTTTGGGAATTGGGTGGCACTTGCATTAGAACCTTTGCAAAAAGGAAATGTAAAGGACGAGTTATTGACGAATCTTTTGCAAGTAATGAGTGCCGAATTGACAAATAACAAAGATCTAATTCGAAAAAAAGTAAAAGCGTCAACTCCGTTTTTGAGTTTTGGTTTGGCTGATAAAAGCATTTCAGAAGGGATTTTTAATGGTCTTCAGGATTTTCTGGAAGAAGCCAAAAATCCTCAAAGTGCTGTGAGAATTAAAATTGACGAGTACGTTTATAATTTCCTTGATAAAGTAAAAAACTCAGAAGAAATGAGATTGAAAATCAATGAAATGATTTTGGGTTTTGTTGGGAAAAAAGAAGTTCAGGATTATATCAACGGAATTTGGGATGAGATAAAACTTTCGATAACCAATGATTTAAATAAAGGTGATGATTCTTCTATTAAGAATAGTATTTCTGGACTAATTCAGACTTTTGGAAATGGAATTAAAGAAGATCAAATTATGATTGACAAGATCAATAATTTTATTAAAAATGATTTGTTGTCGGTTCTTTTGAATAATAAAAAGGTAATCGGCGATTTGATTTCCTCAACTGTAAAAAGTTGGGACGGAAAAGAAGTTTCAGAAAAATTGGAACTTGAAATAGGAAAAGATCTTCAATACATTCGCATCAATGGAACTTTAGTAGGAGGTTGTATTGGACTGGTTATTTATGGTGTTGAACAGTTGTATCATTTTATATTTTGA
- the map gene encoding type I methionyl aminopeptidase, translating into MIIQKTREEIELMRESALIVSKTLGMIASEIKEGVTTLYLDKLAEEFIRDHGAVPSFLGLYGFPNSLCMSPNSQVVHGIPNNTPLQSGDVISVDCGAFKNGYHGDHAYSFEIGEVAPEVKKLLQVTKESLYVGIREFKAGNRVEDVGNAIQKYTEAHGYGVVRELVGHGVGQKMHEEPEMPNYGKRGRGKLFVEGMVVAIEPMINLGTRNIKQHKDGWTITTADGKASAHFEHDVALVDGKPELLSTFQYIYKALGIESNEEDEFRKVPLVL; encoded by the coding sequence ATGATTATCCAAAAAACCAGAGAGGAAATCGAATTAATGCGCGAAAGTGCTTTGATCGTATCGAAAACATTAGGAATGATTGCTTCTGAAATTAAAGAAGGAGTTACTACATTATATCTAGATAAATTAGCCGAAGAATTCATTCGTGACCACGGTGCCGTTCCTAGCTTTTTAGGATTGTATGGTTTCCCGAATTCACTTTGCATGAGTCCAAATTCTCAAGTCGTTCATGGAATCCCAAATAATACACCTTTACAAAGTGGTGATGTGATATCTGTAGATTGTGGTGCTTTTAAAAACGGTTACCACGGAGATCACGCTTATAGTTTCGAAATTGGAGAAGTAGCACCTGAAGTTAAAAAACTTTTGCAGGTAACGAAAGAATCTCTTTATGTTGGAATTAGAGAATTTAAGGCTGGAAACCGAGTTGAAGATGTTGGAAATGCGATTCAAAAATATACTGAAGCCCACGGTTACGGAGTAGTTCGTGAATTGGTTGGACATGGTGTTGGACAGAAAATGCACGAAGAACCGGAAATGCCAAACTATGGAAAACGCGGCCGCGGAAAACTTTTTGTGGAAGGAATGGTTGTCGCAATCGAGCCAATGATTAACCTTGGAACAAGAAACATCAAACAACACAAAGATGGCTGGACAATTACAACTGCCGACGGAAAAGCCAGCGCTCATTTCGAACACGATGTGGCACTTGTAGACGGTAAACCAGAATTATTATCGACTTTTCAATACATCTACAAAGCTTTAGGAATTGAAAGCAACGAAGAAGATGAATTTAGAAAAGTCCCTTTAGTATTGTAG
- a CDS encoding class I SAM-dependent methyltransferase encodes MKKLFKLVLNTIPRPLLIRLSYVARPILAFSLKGDKFTDPIDGKSFKSFLPYGYGKQRNNVLSPSTLSLERHRLLWLYLNDQTDFFTAPKKVLHFAPEQAFYKRFRKQKNLDYTTTDLLSPLADVKADICNLPFKDNEYDVILCNHVLEHIPDDTKAMQELYRVLKPGGMAILQIPQDLSREVTFADDSITDQKERAKIFGQYDHVRVYGRDYFDKLRSIGFIVIEEDYTNKIAPELVEKYCLAKGEIIPLCFKQEN; translated from the coding sequence ATGAAAAAACTTTTCAAATTAGTTTTAAATACAATACCTCGCCCATTATTAATTCGTTTGAGTTATGTGGCTCGTCCTATTTTAGCCTTTTCATTAAAAGGAGATAAATTTACAGATCCGATTGATGGAAAAAGCTTTAAATCATTTTTGCCTTACGGATACGGAAAACAACGTAACAATGTGCTTTCGCCAAGTACACTTTCTTTAGAAAGACACCGTTTGCTTTGGTTGTATTTAAATGACCAGACTGATTTTTTTACAGCACCCAAAAAAGTATTGCATTTTGCTCCGGAGCAGGCTTTTTATAAAAGATTCCGCAAGCAGAAAAACTTAGATTATACGACGACGGATTTGCTTTCGCCTTTGGCAGATGTAAAAGCAGATATCTGTAATTTACCTTTCAAAGACAACGAGTACGATGTTATTTTATGCAATCACGTTTTAGAACACATTCCAGACGATACTAAAGCAATGCAGGAATTATATCGTGTTTTAAAACCAGGCGGAATGGCAATTTTACAGATCCCGCAGGATTTATCTCGCGAAGTTACTTTTGCAGATGATTCGATTACAGATCAAAAAGAACGTGCTAAAATCTTCGGACAATACGATCACGTACGTGTTTACGGCCGCGATTATTTCGACAAATTAAGAAGTATTGGTTTTATTGTGATCGAAGAAGATTACACTAACAAAATTGCACCAGAATTGGTTGAAAAATACTGTTTGGCAAAAGGAGAAATTATTCCGCTTTGCTTTAAACAGGAAAACTAA
- a CDS encoding DEAD/DEAH box helicase encodes MDFTNLFQFCFDISFEKNLNTYLPTAYIVENTDDIKYLDKKASKDVLESFGIVFENLDSNTKRILTACESLRPEYIFKKFSAKIKSAKTIADLQKDSKIDFAIRQHLKLYLGSFYSLIVQEQFPLSLNIGPEKDFYRSRVSIDPLEFEPQIQFDKHPEGITYTLSLKENETTFLPMNSTVDILLDEPGWLIINKKLGQLKELNSKKLMPFLKKQSIEIPSKLVDDYFKSFIPQIAKKLDIEATGFEIELRDTIVSCTIQPVFDFFKNCYYLNLYFDYNGYSFDSSKTKKTHSFVDFSVANEPKIIQFKRSAAESLYIKKLSEIGLEKIKNELFGLNADVENSDPYINIQLIIDHKEKLKDLGFDIQNLKLESKEIITESHTISASKDTNGDWFDIKIIITVGHYKINFSEIIPNIKSKERLFPLPDGNFFLIPLEWFSKYGSLAKLAKTENGALLLRKSNFTALDGISEIDNDLDQIHQAEFTGSDLIKATLRPYQIDGVKWLLGHFNSNMGACLADDMGLGKTLQTLSVLVSVQEQLGFTTKTTNFDLFANETTIEREPLKALIVLPSSLVFNWFNEAGKFTPHFSKMQYVGNDRKSLASRINSTDLIFTSYSIVHRDISILEKYDFRYLILDESQYIKNKNSKIFKAINKISTGHKIALSGTPIENSLDDLWSQMQFINPDILGSYAFFMENFKNPIEKKQSEEVLTELKNLIQPYILRRTKEQVLKDLPELTEQIYYCDMDPEQEKLYEKEKSKARNFLLKTDSNPDKISIINTLMKLRQLSNHPKMVDADSEIDSGKYIAVTNYLENLVKAKQKVIIFSSFVTNLNFYTDWCKENKIEFCEITGETPSDKREQQVKMFQEKENPLLFFISLKAGGVGLNITKASYVLFLDPWWNPFAEKQGVARAHRIGQLNKVNVIRFISKNTVEEKIIKLQENKKLLSDSLLEESYINDEIEANLEYILNS; translated from the coding sequence TTGGACTTTACAAATTTATTTCAGTTCTGCTTTGACATCAGTTTTGAAAAAAATCTAAACACTTACCTCCCAACAGCCTATATTGTTGAGAATACTGATGACATTAAATATTTAGACAAAAAAGCGAGTAAAGATGTGCTCGAAAGTTTTGGAATCGTTTTTGAAAATTTAGATTCTAATACCAAAAGAATACTAACGGCATGCGAATCGCTAAGACCTGAATACATCTTCAAAAAATTCAGTGCCAAAATCAAATCAGCCAAAACAATTGCAGATCTTCAAAAAGATTCAAAAATTGATTTTGCTATTCGCCAGCATTTAAAACTGTATTTAGGCTCTTTTTACAGTTTGATTGTACAAGAACAATTTCCTTTATCCTTAAACATTGGACCTGAAAAAGACTTTTACCGTTCGAGAGTCAGCATTGATCCGCTGGAGTTTGAACCGCAGATTCAATTCGACAAACATCCGGAAGGTATTACCTATACGCTTTCTTTAAAGGAAAATGAAACTACATTTCTGCCAATGAACAGTACTGTAGATATTCTTTTAGACGAACCAGGCTGGTTAATTATCAATAAAAAACTGGGACAATTAAAAGAGTTGAACTCAAAAAAACTGATGCCTTTTTTAAAGAAACAATCCATTGAAATTCCATCAAAGTTAGTCGATGATTATTTCAAGAGTTTTATTCCTCAGATCGCTAAGAAATTAGATATCGAAGCCACAGGTTTTGAAATCGAGCTTCGCGATACAATTGTTTCCTGCACGATTCAGCCTGTTTTTGATTTCTTTAAAAACTGTTATTATCTCAATCTTTATTTTGATTACAACGGATATTCTTTTGACTCGAGCAAAACTAAAAAAACACATTCCTTCGTTGATTTCAGCGTAGCCAACGAACCTAAAATCATTCAGTTTAAACGAAGTGCTGCTGAAAGTTTATACATTAAAAAACTATCCGAAATTGGTTTAGAAAAAATCAAAAATGAATTGTTTGGATTAAATGCTGATGTTGAAAATTCAGATCCTTACATCAACATTCAATTGATTATTGACCATAAAGAGAAGCTGAAAGATTTAGGTTTTGATATTCAAAATCTAAAACTGGAAAGCAAAGAAATCATTACTGAAAGCCATACTATTTCTGCCTCAAAAGATACAAACGGAGATTGGTTTGATATTAAAATTATCATTACTGTTGGTCATTATAAAATCAATTTCAGCGAAATTATTCCAAACATTAAGAGTAAAGAAAGACTTTTCCCTTTGCCTGACGGGAATTTTTTCCTGATTCCGCTGGAATGGTTCAGTAAATATGGTTCTTTGGCAAAATTAGCCAAAACAGAAAATGGCGCTTTACTTCTTAGAAAAAGCAATTTTACTGCTTTAGACGGAATTTCGGAAATTGACAATGATTTAGACCAAATTCACCAAGCCGAATTTACTGGTTCAGATTTAATAAAAGCGACTTTAAGACCGTATCAAATTGATGGTGTAAAATGGCTTTTAGGTCATTTTAATTCCAATATGGGCGCTTGTTTAGCCGATGATATGGGACTTGGAAAAACGCTGCAGACTTTATCGGTTTTGGTTTCTGTTCAAGAACAATTAGGCTTCACCACCAAAACCACCAATTTTGATTTGTTTGCCAACGAAACAACAATCGAAAGAGAACCTTTAAAAGCTTTGATTGTTCTTCCTTCATCATTGGTTTTTAACTGGTTTAATGAAGCTGGAAAATTCACACCGCACTTTTCGAAAATGCAATATGTGGGTAACGATAGAAAATCATTGGCAAGCAGAATAAATTCTACCGACTTAATTTTTACGAGTTACAGCATTGTACATCGTGATATTTCAATTTTAGAAAAATACGATTTTCGTTATTTGATTTTAGATGAAAGTCAGTACATCAAAAATAAAAATTCTAAGATTTTTAAAGCCATCAATAAAATCAGCACAGGACATAAAATTGCTTTAAGTGGAACGCCGATCGAAAATTCGCTTGACGATTTATGGTCGCAAATGCAGTTTATCAATCCAGATATTTTGGGCAGTTATGCTTTCTTTATGGAGAATTTTAAAAATCCGATTGAGAAAAAGCAGAGCGAAGAAGTTTTAACCGAATTAAAAAACCTCATCCAGCCGTATATTTTAAGAAGAACCAAAGAACAGGTTTTAAAAGATTTACCAGAGTTAACGGAGCAGATTTATTACTGCGATATGGATCCGGAACAGGAAAAATTATACGAGAAAGAAAAATCAAAAGCTCGTAATTTCCTGCTGAAAACAGATTCAAATCCAGATAAAATAAGCATTATCAATACTTTAATGAAGTTGCGACAATTGAGTAATCATCCAAAAATGGTTGACGCAGATTCAGAAATTGATTCGGGAAAATATATTGCAGTGACCAATTATCTGGAAAATTTAGTCAAAGCAAAACAAAAAGTAATCATTTTTAGTTCGTTTGTTACCAATTTAAATTTTTACACTGATTGGTGTAAAGAGAACAAAATAGAGTTTTGCGAAATTACTGGAGAAACGCCTTCAGACAAGAGAGAACAGCAGGTTAAAATGTTTCAGGAAAAAGAAAATCCATTGTTGTTTTTTATTTCGCTAAAAGCTGGAGGTGTTGGATTGAACATTACCAAAGCCTCTTATGTATTGTTTTTAGATCCTTGGTGGAATCCTTTTGCTGAAAAACAAGGAGTGGCGCGAGCTCACCGAATTGGTCAGCTGAATAAAGTAAATGTGATTCGTTTTATTTCTAAAAACACGGTTGAAGAAAAAATTATCAAGCTGCAAGAAAACAAAAAACTATTATCGGATTCGCTTTTAGAGGAAAGCTACATCAATGACGAAATTGAAGCGAATTTAGAATACATTTTAAATTCTTAA
- a CDS encoding type IX secretion system plug protein: MPKFLYTSLIFLFVFTLAKAQEKEIDPPYNIKTVTFVQNGNNVVPIFELGSTIELQFDDLFGNEANYYFELVHCDYNWKPSDIPKNDYIRGFDGQRIMDYSNSFNTLQIYSHYRLTFPNQFTTQIRLSGNYMLKILNEDKEVVFSRRFIVYENHSTVAVQVKRSRNLSNIDQKQNLDFTIASNDITFQTPAQNVKVLLLQNGNFNTAIKNVVPQYTIGNQLVYKYDAETQFWAGNEFLYFENKDIRAANNNVGRIGSNNDIYNAYLYTNAARGNQIYTNYQDVNGNFVVKNINASDNSIEADYAWVYFTLSAPAFRLNKDIYITGMFNNYSLSPEYKMDYNTDKAVFEKAVMIKQGFTNFQYTVADKKGNIDNENAIDGNFYQTENEYTILVYYKESTDRYQRVIGKGNANSINIVN, translated from the coding sequence ATGCCGAAATTTTTATATACAAGCTTAATTTTTCTTTTTGTTTTTACTTTAGCAAAAGCGCAGGAAAAAGAAATCGATCCTCCTTACAATATCAAAACTGTCACTTTTGTACAGAATGGCAATAATGTTGTTCCTATATTTGAATTAGGTTCTACAATTGAACTTCAGTTTGATGATTTATTTGGAAATGAAGCCAATTATTATTTTGAATTAGTTCACTGCGATTACAACTGGAAACCTTCTGATATTCCAAAAAATGATTATATCCGTGGTTTCGACGGCCAGAGAATTATGGATTATTCGAATTCTTTCAATACCCTTCAGATCTATTCGCATTACCGTCTTACCTTTCCAAATCAGTTTACAACACAAATCAGATTATCTGGAAATTATATGCTGAAAATCTTAAATGAAGATAAAGAGGTTGTTTTTTCAAGACGGTTTATTGTTTACGAAAATCATTCTACCGTTGCTGTGCAGGTAAAACGAAGCCGAAACCTCAGCAATATTGATCAAAAACAAAATTTGGATTTCACTATTGCTTCAAATGACATTACTTTTCAAACGCCAGCACAAAACGTAAAAGTGCTTTTACTGCAAAACGGAAACTTCAATACTGCTATTAAAAATGTCGTGCCACAATATACAATAGGAAATCAACTCGTTTATAAATACGATGCCGAAACACAGTTTTGGGCTGGAAATGAATTTTTATATTTTGAGAATAAAGACATTCGTGCCGCGAATAATAATGTAGGCCGAATTGGTTCTAACAATGATATTTACAATGCCTATTTGTATACCAATGCCGCAAGAGGAAATCAGATTTACACCAATTATCAGGATGTAAACGGTAATTTTGTGGTAAAAAATATAAATGCTTCCGACAACAGTATCGAAGCCGATTATGCTTGGGTATATTTTACACTTTCGGCTCCCGCTTTCAGACTAAACAAAGACATTTACATTACCGGAATGTTCAATAATTACAGCCTTTCGCCAGAATACAAAATGGATTATAATACGGATAAAGCAGTATTTGAAAAAGCCGTAATGATTAAACAAGGTTTCACCAATTTTCAATATACAGTAGCCGATAAAAAGGGAAATATTGATAATGAAAATGCTATAGATGGAAATTTCTATCAAACAGAAAACGAATATACTATTCTCGTTTATTACAAAGAAAGTACAGATCGTTATCAAAGAGTGATAGGAAAAGGCAATGCAAACTCGATAAATATCGTTAATTAA
- the apaG gene encoding Co2+/Mg2+ efflux protein ApaG: MVSQITRGIKISVLTSFEGTYFKNYKIHFAFSYVVTIENHSKDSVQLTSRHWEIFDSLNDLDIVDGEGVIGKKPVLKPGENHTYSSGCLLSSPYGAMKGHFNMINFTTTKTFKVIVPTFRMCAPFALN, translated from the coding sequence ATGGTTTCTCAAATTACTCGAGGCATAAAAATATCGGTTTTAACTAGTTTTGAAGGAACTTACTTCAAGAACTACAAGATTCACTTTGCATTCAGCTATGTGGTTACAATCGAAAATCATAGTAAAGATTCTGTTCAATTGACTTCTCGCCACTGGGAAATTTTCGACTCACTAAACGATTTAGATATTGTTGACGGTGAAGGTGTTATTGGTAAAAAACCTGTTTTAAAACCAGGCGAAAACCACACTTACAGCTCTGGCTGTTTATTATCATCTCCTTATGGTGCTATGAAAGGTCATTTCAATATGATCAATTTCACCACAACTAAAACATTCAAAGTAATTGTTCCTACTTTTAGAATGTGTGCTCCTTTTGCATTAAACTAA
- the pdeM gene encoding ligase-associated DNA damage response endonuclease PdeM: MNITINNQNFILHPCGAAFWEEKKILLISDLHLGKIAHFRKHGMAIPEKAVHENFNRLNAILQLFDVETIIFLGDLFHSKINNEWDFFEDWTKTVTQQLILVEGNHDIISKKYYTDLNIEIYSEITIHDFLLTHHPSTRENFFNLCGHIHPGIKLKGLGRQFLSLSCFFRKPDQMIFPAFGEFTGNFYLVPEENDKVYVLAKDEVIEIKR, encoded by the coding sequence ATGAATATTACAATCAACAATCAAAATTTTATATTACATCCCTGCGGTGCGGCTTTTTGGGAAGAAAAGAAAATACTCTTAATCTCTGATCTGCATCTGGGAAAAATAGCGCATTTCAGGAAACACGGAATGGCAATTCCTGAAAAAGCGGTTCATGAAAATTTTAATAGGTTGAATGCTATTCTGCAATTATTTGATGTTGAAACAATTATTTTTCTAGGAGATTTATTCCACAGTAAAATTAATAACGAATGGGATTTTTTTGAAGATTGGACTAAAACCGTGACACAGCAGCTTATTTTAGTAGAAGGCAATCATGATATTATTTCTAAAAAATATTATACCGATTTGAATATCGAAATCTATTCAGAAATTACAATACATGATTTTCTGCTGACACATCATCCGTCAACACGAGAAAATTTTTTCAATTTATGCGGACACATTCATCCCGGAATAAAACTTAAAGGATTAGGAAGACAGTTTTTGAGTTTGTCGTGTTTTTTTAGAAAACCAGATCAAATGATTTTTCCGGCATTTGGAGAATTCACAGGCAATTTTTATCTGGTTCCCGAAGAAAATGACAAAGTATATGTACTTGCAAAAGATGAGGTAATCGAAATAAAACGTTGA
- a CDS encoding ligase-associated DNA damage response DEXH box helicase encodes MNREELYIIAENWFRDQGWKAFPFQTQTWTAFLQGKNGLLNAPTGSGKTYALWFPVVLDYIKKNPDYKTKHKSGLKAIWITPLRALSVEIKQAAERIIDDLDLQLTVGIRSGDTSQSERAKQKNKMPDLLITTPESLQLLLAAKQYEKTFANCGSIVVDEWHELLGTKRGVQMELALSRLKTIAPKMRIWGISATIGNLELAQQVLLGPDSEAYQNSVLIKAHINKKIKIESILPEKMESYPWRGHMGLHLIDEVAKIIRKSKTTLIFTNVRSACEIWYQAILEKYPEFAGEMAMHHGSISREIRLWVESAIRHEELKVVVCTSSLDLGVDFAPVETIIQVGGPKGVARFLQRAGRSGHQPGKESVIYFLATHAMELIEASALKKAVAKTVVEDRMPYLNSWDVLVQYLNTLAVSDGFFPNEIFEEVKTTFCYQNITKENWNWILNFITNGSQSLQAYDEFKKVEIEEDGRFKINNRFIAMHHRMQIGTIVGDAVLNVKFLSGGFIGTIEEWFASKLQRGDVFTFAGRRLELFQIKNMQVLVRKADPKKTSKTVSWMGGRMTLSAQMSKLLREELYAANTENLSPELKALKPIFDRQRKESIVPNNDEFLIETFKTREGFHAIFYPFEGRYVHEALASLISYRISLLSPITFSLAYNDYGFELLSDQEIDMEAVFDNDLFTTAYVHYDLQKSLNSTEMARRKFRDIAVIAGLVFTGMPGKPVKTKHLQSGSQLIFEVFRDYEPDNLLLQQAFTETFEHQLEEGRLIQALERINNQKIVWKQCLKPTPFSFPIITDRLREKLSSETLQERIKKMTASYMK; translated from the coding sequence ATGAACCGAGAAGAACTATACATAATCGCCGAAAATTGGTTTAGAGATCAGGGCTGGAAAGCATTTCCGTTTCAAACCCAGACTTGGACTGCTTTTCTGCAGGGCAAAAACGGGTTGTTAAATGCACCAACAGGGAGCGGAAAAACCTATGCTTTATGGTTTCCGGTAGTTCTCGATTACATCAAAAAAAATCCCGATTATAAAACGAAGCACAAATCTGGATTAAAAGCAATCTGGATAACGCCTCTGCGTGCACTTTCGGTAGAAATTAAACAAGCAGCTGAACGAATTATCGATGATTTGGATTTGCAATTAACTGTCGGAATCCGGTCGGGAGATACTTCACAAAGCGAAAGGGCGAAGCAGAAAAATAAAATGCCGGATTTGTTAATTACAACACCCGAAAGTTTACAACTTCTGCTGGCGGCAAAACAATACGAAAAAACGTTTGCCAATTGCGGTTCAATTGTAGTAGATGAATGGCATGAATTGTTAGGAACGAAGCGCGGTGTGCAAATGGAATTGGCTCTTTCCCGACTTAAAACTATTGCGCCTAAAATGCGTATCTGGGGAATTTCGGCAACCATTGGTAATCTCGAATTAGCGCAGCAGGTTTTGTTAGGTCCAGATTCTGAGGCGTATCAAAATTCAGTTTTAATAAAAGCTCATATCAACAAAAAAATAAAAATAGAATCGATTCTTCCAGAGAAAATGGAAAGTTACCCGTGGCGCGGACACATGGGATTACATTTAATCGATGAGGTGGCTAAAATTATCAGAAAAAGCAAAACTACTTTAATTTTCACCAATGTTCGTTCTGCCTGCGAAATCTGGTATCAGGCAATTTTAGAAAAATATCCTGAATTTGCAGGAGAAATGGCCATGCATCACGGCAGTATCAGCAGAGAAATTCGGTTATGGGTCGAAAGCGCTATTCGTCATGAAGAATTAAAAGTCGTGGTTTGTACTTCGAGTCTCGATCTCGGCGTCGATTTTGCGCCCGTAGAAACTATTATTCAGGTTGGCGGACCAAAAGGTGTTGCGCGTTTTTTGCAGAGAGCAGGACGAAGCGGACACCAGCCGGGAAAAGAAAGTGTCATTTATTTTCTCGCTACTCATGCTATGGAATTAATTGAAGCTTCGGCATTAAAAAAAGCAGTTGCCAAAACCGTTGTCGAAGATCGAATGCCGTATTTAAACAGCTGGGATGTTTTGGTGCAATACTTAAATACACTGGCGGTTTCTGACGGATTTTTTCCAAATGAAATTTTTGAAGAAGTAAAAACGACTTTCTGTTATCAAAATATAACTAAAGAAAACTGGAATTGGATTCTCAACTTTATTACAAACGGAAGCCAGAGTTTGCAAGCTTACGATGAATTTAAAAAAGTAGAAATTGAAGAAGACGGACGTTTTAAAATCAACAATCGTTTTATTGCGATGCATCATCGAATGCAGATTGGAACTATTGTGGGTGATGCCGTTTTGAATGTAAAGTTTTTAAGCGGCGGGTTTATTGGAACTATCGAAGAATGGTTTGCTTCGAAATTACAGCGCGGCGACGTTTTTACTTTTGCAGGAAGAAGACTGGAATTGTTTCAGATTAAAAATATGCAGGTTCTAGTTCGAAAAGCCGATCCTAAGAAAACATCAAAAACCGTCAGCTGGATGGGCGGACGCATGACATTATCGGCACAAATGAGTAAGTTGCTTCGGGAAGAATTATATGCAGCTAACACCGAAAACTTATCTCCGGAATTAAAAGCATTAAAACCCATTTTTGACAGACAGCGCAAAGAAAGTATCGTTCCTAATAATGACGAATTTCTAATTGAAACTTTTAAAACCAGAGAAGGTTTTCATGCTATTTTTTATCCTTTTGAAGGTCGTTATGTACACGAAGCTTTGGCCAGTTTAATTTCGTACAGAATCAGTCTGCTGTCGCCAATTACTTTTTCGCTGGCGTATAATGATTATGGATTTGAACTGCTTTCGGATCAGGAAATTGATATGGAAGCTGTTTTTGATAATGACTTATTTACAACTGCATATGTACATTATGATTTACAGAAAAGTTTAAACTCAACCGAAATGGCGCGAAGAAAATTTCGCGATATTGCAGTTATTGCCGGCTTAGTATTTACCGGAATGCCTGGAAAACCCGTTAAAACAAAACATCTGCAAAGTGGTTCTCAATTGATTTTTGAGGTTTTCAGAGATTACGAACCTGATAATTTATTATTGCAGCAGGCTTTTACAGAAACATTCGAACATCAGCTCGAAGAAGGACGTTTGATTCAGGCATTGGAAAGAATCAACAATCAGAAAATCGTTTGGAAACAATGTTTAAAACCAACACCTTTTAGTTTTCCAATAATTACCGACCGTCTGAGAGAAAAATTATCGAGCGAAACTTTACAAGAAAGAATTAAAAAGATGACGGCGAGTTACATGAAATAA